From Primulina tabacum isolate GXHZ01 chromosome 2, ASM2559414v2, whole genome shotgun sequence, one genomic window encodes:
- the LOC142537589 gene encoding uncharacterized protein LOC142537589, which yields MIERPHMFWSPCAAHCIDLMLEDIGKMTKVKRCIDKAKQITSFIYNSEKIVNLMKIYTNDRELLRPGITRFATEFISLESLVRYCQDLKRLYTSVEWREYNNTSKRRKDVEKITAINLDTKFLKSARDICTAMEPLVKVLKLVDQDNKPTLSIIYEAMDRAKLSIKESVKDWQLYWDVIDERWYNQLHQHLHAAAYFLNPMLQYSGTCVYTDEVRRGLKTVIKRLESDLNTQAAMINEIKLFTEQIGEFVMRSW from the exons ATGATTGAAAGACCTCACATGTTTTGGTCACCTTGTGCTGCACACTGCATTGATCTTATGCTTGAAGATATTGGTAAAATGACAAAGGTAAAGAGGTGCATTGATAAAGCAAAGCAAATAACAAGTTTTATATACAATAGTGAAAAAATCGTGAACTTAATGAAAATCTACACAAATGATCGTGAATTGTTGAGACCTGGAATCACTCGCTTTGCTACTGAATTTATTTCTTTAGAAAGTCTCGTCCGGTATTGTCAAGATTTGAAGAGATTGTACACTTCAGTTGAGTGGCGTGAGTACAACAATACAAGCAAGAGAAGAAAAGATGTCGAAAAAATTACAGCGATCAATTTGGACACAAAATTTTTGAAGTCGGCTCGTGATATATGCACAGCAATGGAACCTCTCGTCAAAGTTTTGAAGTTGGTTGATCAAGACAATAAGCCAACGCTATCGATTATATATGAAGCAATGGATAGAGCTAAATTATCTATAAAAGAAAGTGTGAAAGACTGGCAATTGTACTGGGATGTGATTGATGAGCGTTGGTATAATCAATTACACCAACACCTACATGCTGCAG CATATTTTCTCAATCCAATGCTCCAATATTCTGGAACATGTGTTTACACTGATGAAGTAAGACGAGGATTGAAGACAGTAATCAAAAGACTAGAGTCCGATTTAAATACACAAGCTGCAATGATTAATGAG ATTAAATTGTTTACTGAACAAATTGGAGAGTTTGTGATGCGATCATGGTAG